gaggaagaagcagAGGAGGAAGAAGCAGTAGTATCAGTCAAGAGATTTCCATCTGAAATTGCTGAAGAAGTGGCACTAGTTAGATCTTTTGTTCTACTtgaaatcgatgaaattattGGTATCACGCGTGATAAAAAGGATGGTTCGACTAATGCTTTGGATAATTCTGGTAATGTGGAAGATGAAGAACTGGATGATGTCGCTGTGGAAGCAACTGTTTCGTCTAATTCTGGCAGAGTTGAGACACTTGAAGTGGATGAGGAAGAACTCGATGAAGAAGACACTACGTCGGTAGTGTCGATATTTGAGATTGGACTTAATAGATTGGAGGAAGAGGAGCTGGCTGCTGATGTCGTTGCTACTGCTCCTGTTGCTGCTGTTCCTGCCGCTGCAgctgttgtcgtcgttgttgtggTTATGGTGGATGGAATTTCTTCGATCAAGATTTTCGGCTCGCTAACAACAGTAGTTGTCGAGGTTGAAGAAGACGTACTTACTTCACTAGAAGGCACTGGGACAGATGGAATTAGCGGTTCTTGAATGGGTACAATTTCTGCTTCGCTTGTTGAAGTGGTAGTTACAGCAGCAGAGCTAGTAGACTGCGATGATAGCGGTATCACGGGTAAGATTTCGTCTTGTTCCGACAAAGTGGTAACCGTTGATGAAGCTGATGATTGACTATTGATAAATGTTTCCTGGATACCAGACGCTTGATAACCATCGTAAACAGCTTTAACAACATCTATAAAGGTCGGTCCAATTTGCACATCACTTAGCAATATATTGGCACTCGTTGTAAAACTCGTGAtcaaatttaagaaaaacgtCTTGAATGCATCGATGCAAGATAAGATGAGttcaatttccttttcttttaattcgatGATTCTTTTAAATAGTTGAGAAAAAGCCGGATAAATACGTTCCAAGAGAAGCAGACTATCTTCCTTCAATCTGTTGATCGTCAGAACGATGTCCTCTAATGGTATAGCATTTATTAAAATCTCTGGTAAAGCGAGTAGATGTTGTGGTTGTTTCAATAATTCTTCCAGTATCACAGGGGCACGTTCTAAGAATCCAACAAAAATCGAACCGATGTCTGCTTCCAATAAATTATTCTGTGGTCCAATTGAGATTTCACTCAACAAATTGAGACCAGCGTGCAACAGATAATGCAGCAATTTCTTTACCTCGCATAAAATTTCTTGCactattatacttaataaatGAGGGTGTCCGTATTCAATCGCTTCAGCGGCACACTCTATTTGCCTCAAAACTTCCAGTGGTAAAGGTGTTGGAAGACtaaacgatgatgatgacgatgatgatgatgatgatgatgatgacgatgctGTTGCCAATGgcattgatgatgatgatgatgatgatgatgatgatgacgatgacaccGATGTTACTGCCGTTGGAATTACTTCCGTTAGTAAACATCCATCAGTAGAAATTACTTGACGTTTTGGTAATCTGTTTCGTGtttcaatttctcttttcttgtatATTTGTCCAATTTTATCGTGTATTTGTTgttccttatcttttttcttcatatattcCGATAAATTCTCTATTAATTCTTCTAAATGTTGTATCATAACTGCACGTTCaatctatttataaaaaaaatcaaatttttcctgaatttataattttgttcatttCAACGTATGATCAGAAATAATTACACTCACCTCGTTATTtacttcttcattatttttgttaattaaagtCTCGTTGTTGTCAGAAAAATCGATCATTtcctgttcttcttctttaaacgattcattcttttctttaacgtTTTGTATATTTGTCTGTTGCATCGATAGATCTATGTTATCGGTAGTATCTTTGGTGTTTTCTTGCTCATCTTGAAGTGATCTTCCTGGTTCTATGAAACTGTAGACTTTATCGTTTAGATCCGAACTATCTTCCCC
This sequence is a window from Vespa crabro chromosome 9, iyVesCrab1.2, whole genome shotgun sequence. Protein-coding genes within it:
- the LOC124426955 gene encoding uncharacterized protein YMR317W-like gives rise to the protein MSRIANTIFPIFFFFIFLSVSTRTTLGEDSSDLNDKVYSFIEPGRSLQDEQENTKDTTDNIDLSMQQTNIQNVKEKNESFKEEEQEMIDFSDNNETLINKNNEEVNNEIERAVMIQHLEELIENLSEYMKKKDKEQQIHDKIGQIYKKREIETRNRLPKRQVISTDGCLLTEVIPTAVTSVSSSSSSSSSSSSSMPLATASSSSSSSSSSSSSSFSLPTPLPLEVLRQIECAAEAIEYGHPHLLSIIVQEILCEVKKLLHYLLHAGLNLLSEISIGPQNNLLEADIGSIFVGFLERAPVILEELLKQPQHLLALPEILINAIPLEDIVLTINRLKEDSLLLLERIYPAFSQLFKRIIELKEKEIELILSCIDAFKTFFLNLITSFTTSANILLSDVQIGPTFIDVVKAVYDGYQASGIQETFINSQSSASSTVTTLSEQDEILPVIPLSSQSTSSAAVTTTSTSEAEIVPIQEPLIPSVPVPSSEVSTSSSTSTTTVVSEPKILIEEIPSTITTTTTTTAAAAGTAATGAVATTSAASSSSSNLLSPISNIDTTDVVSSSSSSSSSTSSVSTLPELDETVASTATSSSSSSSTLPELSKALVEPSFLSRVIPIISSISSRTKDLTSATSSAISDGNLLTDTTASSSSASSSSSSSLLSSINPVISTVSPSLTSSSASSSASSSFIDNYASPITRIKNVLPVTSTSSASSSSAVSTSSNPTIIVPSSPILNPYKRKFQVSSAVPAVTSLSATTSAAESSGISSSSLSGFPLELKWPVTLPRNKVIAAIGNNNLVPGDIVLMTLKSNKTYFSRITDEVSPLTFEFLKPRMFPGVLNTFGRIWKLVPGDFNDINCESLFNSIL